A portion of the Phyllopteryx taeniolatus isolate TA_2022b chromosome 15, UOR_Ptae_1.2, whole genome shotgun sequence genome contains these proteins:
- the hnrpkl gene encoding heterogeneous nuclear ribonucleoprotein K, like isoform X3, with amino-acid sequence MVSVRQRTRTRSRLLSARATPTRCWSCVCCSRAKMLAPLSERAARTSKRCAPTILSVNANIDTIGDILLKIIPTLEEYQHYSGIDFDCELRLLIHQSLAGGIIGVKGSKIKELRENTQTTIKLFQDCCPHSTDRVVSVGGKPERVVECIKVILELVAEAPIKGRTQPYDPNFYDETYDYGGFTVMFEERSRRSMGGYPIRVRSGFEHLPPVHGSRSLHPSRRDYDDLSPRRGPPPPLSHGRVGSRPRNLPLPPPPPRGDRFSRSSYHDDRPSDRRSRGGERYDSMSGGGYDNNSWDHFHSGGRGSYGDIGGPVITTQVTIPKDLAGSIIGKGGQRIKQIRHESGASIKIDEPLEGSEDRIITIIGTQDQIQNAQYLLQNSVKQYSGRFF; translated from the exons AATGCTGGCGCCGTTATCGGAAAGGGCGGCAAGAACATCAAAGCGCTGCGCACCGAC GATCCTGAGCGTGAACGCCAACATCGACACCATCGGAGACATTCTGCTGAAGATCATACCTACTTTAGAGGAG TACCAGCATTACAGCGGCATCGACTTTGACTGCGAGCTCCGCCTGTTGATCCATCAGAGCTTGGCGGGCGGCATCATCGGCGTGAAAGGCAGCAAGATCAAGGAGCTGCGAGAG AATACACAGACGACCATCAAGCTATTCCAAGACTGTTGTCCACATTCTACAGACAGAGTTGTCTCTGTTGGCGGGAAGCCAGAGCGAGTCGTGGAATGCATCAAAGTCATCCTGGAGCTGGTGGCTGAG GCTCCAATCAAAGGCCGCACCCAGCCTTATGACCCCAACTTCTACGATGAAACGTACGACTACGGCGGCTTCACCGTTATGTTCGAGGAGCGGAGCCGGCGGTCCATGGGGGGGTACCCCATCCGCGTGCGGAGTGGCTTCGAGCACCTTCCCCCCGTGCACGGCAGCCGGTCGCTGCACCCCTCCCGCCGGGATTATGACGACCTGAGCCCCCGTCGGGGTCCGCCGCCACCGCTGAGCCATGGACGAGTGGGCAGCCGACCCCGCAACCtgccactcccaccaccacctccGCGAGG TGACAGATTCTCCCGCAGCAGCTATCATGATGACAGACCAAG TGACAGAAGAAGTCGTGGAGGAGAGCGCTACGATAGCATG AGTGGAGGCGGTTATG ACAACAATTCCTGGGATCACTTTCATTCTG GTGGCCGAGGCTCATACGGTGACATCGGCGGGCCTGTCATCACAACGCAAGTCACTATCCCCAAAGAC CTCGCCGGCTCCATCATTGGCAAGGGCGGCCAGAGGATCAAGCAGATCCGCCACGAGTCCGGAGCCTCCATCAAGATTGACGAGCCGCTGGAGGGCTCGGAGGACCGCATCATTACCATCATCGGAACGCAGGACCAGATCCAGAATGCCCAGTACCTGCTGCAGAACAG cgTGAAGCAGTATTCCGGTCGGTTCTTCTAG
- the LOC133465002 gene encoding guanine nucleotide-binding protein subunit alpha-11-like codes for MDCCMDLCLSPEEAEKRRINRAINRQLQRDKREYQRAIKLLFLGTAESGKSTFLKQMRILHGNGYTEAQRIPFARLVCHNVVTSIQALIEAMRVFCADYADKRNLALAERLRQVEAEKVDRLEAWQVRAIKILWSDSGLQHCYERRREFHLSDSAKYYFNDIDRITAPGYIPNVQDILRVRVPTTGIIEYPFLIKDVIFRMVDVGGQSSERRKWIHCMDNVISIVFLGALNEYDSVMLENPAHNRMEESLALFETIVKYPWFSETSFILFLNKKDLLEDKVQHSDVATYFPQYKGPRKDAKHAQVFFLELYKIPHKGHRKPLFMHYTCATDTSNAKVVFNSVKDTIFREILEFTQL; via the exons ATGGACTGCTGCATGGACCTCTGCCTGTCCCCCGAAGAGGCCGAGAAGCGCAGGATCAACAGAGCCATCAATAGGCAACTGCAACGTGATAAGAGAGAGTACCAGCGTGCCATCAAGCTCCTCTTTTTAG GGACGGCGGAGAGCGGCAAGAGCACCTTCCTCAAGCAGATGCGCATCCTCCATGGCAACGGCTACACTGAGGCCCAGCGGATTCCCTTTGCTCGCTTGGTGTGCCACAACGTGGTCACCTCCATCCAAGCGCTGATCGAGGCCATGCGGGTCTTCTGCGCAGACTACGCGGACAAACGCAACCTT GCCCTGGCGGAACGTCTGAGGCAAGTGGAGGCCGAGAAGGTGGACAGGTTGGAGGCTTGGCAGGTGCGCGCCATCAAGATTTTGTGGAGCGATTCCGGCCTTCAGCACTGCTACGAGCGAAGACGTGAATTCCACCTGTCCGATTCGGCCAAATA TTACTTCAACGACATAGATCGAATCACTGCACCGGGTTACATCCCTAATGTGCAAGACATCTTGAGGGTCCGCGTCCCCACCACGGGCATCATCGAGTACCCTTTCCTTATAAAGGACGTTATCTTCAG gaTGGTGGACGTGGGCGGTCAGAGTTCTGAAAGGAGGAAGTGGATCCACTGCATGGACAACGTCATTTCCATCGTCTTCCTGGGCGCTCTCAATGAGTACGACAGCGTCATGCTTGAGAACCCCGCACAT AATCGGATGGAAGAGAGCTTGGCTTTGTTCGAGACCATCGTCAAGTACCCGTGGTTTAGCGAGACCTCCTTCATCCTCTTCCTGAACAAGAAGGACCTGCTGGAGGACAAAGTCCAGCATTCGGATGTGGCCACCTACTTCCCGCAGTACAAGG GGCCTCGGAAGGACGCCAAACACGCCCAAGTGTTTTTCCTGGAGCTTTACAAGATTCCGCACAAGGGCCACAGGAAGCCTCTGTTCATGCACTACACCTGCGCCACCGACACCAGCAACGCCAAAGTGGTCTTCAACAGTGTCAAGGACACCATCTTCAGAGAAATCTTGGAATTCACTCAGCTATAG
- the LOC133465001 gene encoding guanine nucleotide-binding protein G(q) subunit alpha-like, which produces MTLMAAGACCLSPEAKEARRINDEIERQLRRDKRDSRREYKLLLLGTGESGKSTFIKQMRIIHGRGYSDEDKRAFTRLVYQNIFTAMQAMIQAMKTLRIPYKYQYNKANASTVCEVNVETVTTFTKEYGDAIRSLWADPGVQECYSRKREYQLSDSAKYYLNDLDRIADAAYLPSQQDVLRVRVPTTGIIEYPFDLENMVFRMVDVGGQRSERRKWIHCFEKVTSIMFLVALSEYDQVLVESAHENRMEESMALFRTIITYEWFEESSVILFLNKIDLLEEKIMQSHLVDYFPEYNGPQGDVKAGQEFILNMFVNLHPNRKKLIYYHFTCATDTDNIRFVFHAVKDHILQGNLEDYNLV; this is translated from the exons ATGACCCTGATGGCGGCGGGGGCTTGCTGCCTCAGCCCGGAGGCCAAAGAGGCTCGGAGGATCAACGACGAGATCGAGAGGCAGCTACGCCGCGACAAGAGGGACTCGAGACGGGAATACAAGCTTCTTTTGCTCG GGACCGGCGAGAGCGGTAAGAGCACCTTCATCAAGCAAATGAGGATCATCCACGGCCGAGGCTACTCTGACGAGGACAAGCGTGCCTTCACCAGGCTGGTGTACCAGAACATTTTCACCGCCATGCAGGCCATGATCCAGGCCATGAAGACGCTGCGGATCCCTTACAAGTACCAATACAATAAG GCCAACGCCAGTACTGTCTGTGAGGTGAACGTGGAGACGGTGACGACGTTTACAAAAGAGTACGGAGACGCCATCAGGAGCCTGTGGGCCGACCCGGGGGTCCAGGAATGTTACAGTCGCAAGAGAGAATACCAGCTCTCCGACTCGGCCAAATA CTACTTGAACGACTTAGACCGCATCGCCGACGCCGCGTACCTGCCGTCGCAGCAGGATGTGCTGCGGGTCAGGGTGCCCACCACGGGCATCATTGAGTACCCCTTCGACCTGGAGAACATGGTGTTCAG GATGGTGGACGTGGGCGGGCAGCGCTCGGAGAGGAGGAAGTGGATCCACTGTTTCGAGAAAGTCACATCCATCATGTTCCTGGTGGCGCTCAGCGAGTACGACCAAGTGCTGGTGGAGTCGGCACACGAG AACCGTATGGAGGAGAGCATGGCCTTGTTCCGGACAATCATCACCTACGAGTGGTTCGAAGAGTCCTCGGTCATCTTGTTCCTCAACAAGATTGATTTGCTGGAGGAGAAAATAATGCAATCGCATTTGGTTGACTACTTTCCTGAATATAATG GTCCGCAGGGGGACGTGAAGGCGGGCCAGGAATTCATCCTGAACATGTTCGTCAACCTGCACCCCAACCGCAAGAAGCTCATCTACTACCATTTCACCTGCGCCACCGACACCGACAACATCCGATTCGTCTTCCACGCCGTCAAAGACCACATCCTGCAGGGCAACCTCGAAGACTACAACCTTGTGTGA